In Streptomyces ambofaciens ATCC 23877, a single genomic region encodes these proteins:
- the topA gene encoding type I DNA topoisomerase: MSPTSETANGGRRLVIVESPAKAKTIKGYLGPGYVVEASVGHIRDLPSGAAEVPEKYTGEVRRLGVDVEHDFQPVYVVNADKKAQVKKLKDLLKDSDELFLATDEDREGEAIAWHLQEVLKPKIPVKRMVFHEITKDAIRAAVANPRELNQKLVDAQETRRILDRLYGYEVSPVLWKKVMPKLSAGRVQSVATRLVVERERERIAFRSAEYWDLTGTFATGRAGDASDPSSLVARLQTVDGRRVAQGRDFDSLGQIKSANTLHLDEANARALAAALENTRFAVRSVESKPYRRSPYAPFRTTTLQQEASRKLGFGAKPTMQIAQKLYENGYITYMRTDSTTLSDTAITAARAQVTQLYGADYLPAQPRTYAGKVKNAQEAHEAIRPSGDRFRTPAETGLTGDQFKLYELIWKRTVASQMKDATGNSVTVKIGGAASDGRDVEFSASGKTITFHGFLKAYVEGADDPNAELDDRERRLPQVSQGDALTAEEITVDGHATKPPARYTEASLVKELEEREIGRPSTYASIIGTILDRGYVFKKGTALVPSFLSFAVVNLLEKHFGRLVDYDFTAKMEDDLDAIARGEAQSVPWLRRFYFGEGAGSGGAADAGNGDGDHLGGLKELVTDLGAIDAREVSSFPVGNDIVLRVGRYGPYIERGEKDSENHQRADVPEDLAPDELSVELAEELLAKPSGDFELGTDPATGHTIVAKDGRYGPYVTEVLPEGTPKTGKNAVKPRTASLFKSMALDTVTLDDALKLMSLPRVVGTDAEGVEITAQNGRYGPYLKKGTDSRSLTSEDQLFTITLDEALAIYAQPKQRGRAAAKPPLKELGTDPVSEKPVVVKDGRFGPYVTDGETNATLRSGDSVEEITPERGYELLAEKRAKGPAKKTAKKATKKAPAKKAAPAKKAAATKKTAAAKTTAAKKTTAKTAAKKTTAKTAARKATTSNAVED; encoded by the coding sequence TTGTCCCCGACCAGCGAGACCGCGAACGGCGGCCGCCGACTCGTCATCGTCGAGTCGCCTGCCAAGGCGAAGACGATCAAGGGCTATCTCGGCCCTGGTTACGTCGTCGAGGCGAGCGTCGGGCACATCCGCGACCTTCCCAGCGGTGCCGCGGAGGTGCCGGAGAAGTACACCGGCGAGGTCCGTCGCCTCGGTGTGGACGTAGAACACGACTTCCAGCCCGTCTATGTGGTCAACGCCGACAAGAAGGCGCAGGTCAAGAAGCTCAAGGACCTGCTGAAGGACTCCGACGAGCTCTTCCTCGCCACCGATGAGGACCGCGAGGGCGAGGCCATCGCGTGGCACCTCCAGGAAGTCCTCAAGCCGAAGATCCCGGTCAAGCGCATGGTGTTCCACGAGATCACCAAGGACGCGATCCGGGCCGCCGTCGCCAACCCGCGCGAGCTCAACCAGAAGCTCGTGGACGCCCAGGAGACCCGCCGCATCCTCGACCGCCTCTACGGCTACGAGGTCTCGCCGGTCCTGTGGAAGAAGGTCATGCCGAAGCTGTCGGCGGGCCGCGTCCAGTCCGTCGCCACGCGTCTGGTCGTCGAGCGGGAGCGCGAGCGCATCGCCTTCCGTTCCGCCGAGTACTGGGACCTCACCGGCACCTTCGCGACCGGCCGCGCGGGGGACGCCTCCGACCCGTCGTCGCTGGTCGCCCGCCTGCAGACCGTCGACGGCAGGCGCGTCGCCCAGGGCCGCGACTTCGACTCCCTGGGGCAGATCAAGAGCGCGAACACCCTCCACCTCGACGAGGCGAACGCCCGCGCGCTCGCCGCCGCCCTGGAGAACACGCGCTTCGCCGTCCGCTCGGTCGAGTCCAAGCCGTACCGCCGCTCGCCGTACGCGCCGTTCCGTACGACGACGCTCCAGCAGGAGGCGAGCCGCAAGCTCGGCTTCGGCGCCAAGCCGACCATGCAGATCGCCCAGAAGCTGTATGAGAACGGCTACATCACCTACATGCGTACGGACTCGACGACGCTGAGCGACACGGCGATCACCGCCGCCCGCGCCCAGGTCACGCAGCTGTACGGCGCCGACTACCTGCCCGCGCAGCCGCGGACGTACGCCGGCAAGGTCAAGAACGCCCAGGAGGCGCACGAGGCGATCCGCCCCTCGGGTGACCGTTTCCGCACGCCCGCCGAGACCGGTCTGACCGGCGACCAGTTCAAGCTCTACGAGCTGATCTGGAAGCGGACCGTCGCCTCCCAGATGAAGGACGCGACCGGCAACAGCGTCACCGTGAAGATCGGCGGCGCCGCCTCCGACGGCCGGGACGTCGAGTTCAGCGCGTCCGGCAAGACGATCACCTTCCACGGCTTCCTCAAGGCGTACGTCGAGGGCGCCGACGACCCGAACGCCGAGCTCGACGACCGCGAGCGCCGGCTGCCGCAGGTCTCCCAGGGCGACGCGCTGACGGCCGAGGAGATCACGGTCGACGGCCACGCCACGAAGCCCCCGGCCCGCTACACCGAGGCGTCGCTGGTCAAGGAGCTGGAAGAGCGCGAGATCGGCCGCCCGTCGACCTACGCGTCGATCATCGGCACGATCCTGGACCGCGGCTACGTCTTCAAGAAGGGCACGGCCCTCGTCCCGTCCTTCCTCTCCTTCGCCGTGGTGAACCTCCTGGAGAAGCACTTCGGGCGGCTCGTCGACTACGACTTCACCGCCAAGATGGAGGACGACCTCGACGCCATCGCCCGCGGCGAGGCCCAGTCGGTGCCCTGGCTGCGCCGCTTCTACTTCGGCGAGGGCGCCGGCAGCGGCGGCGCGGCCGACGCCGGCAACGGCGACGGGGACCACCTCGGCGGCCTCAAGGAACTGGTGACCGACCTCGGCGCGATCGACGCGCGCGAGGTGTCCTCCTTCCCCGTCGGCAACGACATCGTGCTGCGCGTGGGGCGCTACGGCCCGTACATCGAGCGCGGTGAGAAGGACTCCGAGAACCACCAGCGCGCCGACGTCCCCGAGGACCTCGCGCCGGATGAGCTCTCCGTCGAGCTGGCGGAGGAACTGCTCGCCAAGCCGAGCGGCGACTTCGAACTGGGCACCGACCCGGCCACCGGCCACACCATCGTCGCCAAGGACGGCCGCTACGGCCCCTACGTCACCGAGGTGCTCCCCGAGGGCACCCCGAAGACCGGCAAGAACGCCGTGAAGCCGCGTACGGCCTCGCTGTTCAAGTCGATGGCGCTGGACACGGTCACCCTGGACGACGCCCTGAAGCTCATGTCGCTGCCGCGCGTCGTCGGTACCGACGCCGAGGGCGTGGAGATCACCGCGCAGAACGGCCGCTACGGCCCGTACCTGAAGAAGGGCACGGACTCGCGGTCCCTGACGTCCGAGGACCAGCTCTTCACCATCACGCTGGACGAGGCGCTGGCGATCTACGCCCAGCCGAAGCAGCGTGGCCGGGCCGCGGCCAAGCCGCCGCTGAAGGAGCTGGGCACCGACCCGGTCAGCGAGAAGCCGGTCGTGGTCAAGGACGGCCGCTTCGGCCCGTACGTCACCGACGGCGAGACCAACGCGACCCTGCGCTCCGGCGACAGCGTCGAGGAGATCACGCCGGAGCGCGGCTACGAGCTGCTCGCCGAGAAGCGCGCCAAGGGGCCCGCCAAGAAGACGGCGAAGAAGGCCACCAAGAAGGCGCCCGCCAAGAAGGCGGCGCCCGCCAAGAAGGCGGCGGCCACCAAGAAGACGGCGGCGGCCAAGACGACGGCCGCGAAGAAGACGACGGCCAAGACCGCGGCGAAGAAGACGACCGCCAAGACGGCCGCCAGGAAGGCCACCACGTCGAATGCGGTGGAGGACTGA